In Ensifer canadensis, a genomic segment contains:
- a CDS encoding carbohydrate ABC transporter permease, translating into MATLHTRSAARLMIAPSVLLLLAWMIVPLAMTIYFSFLRYNLLMPGMEEFAGFSNYSYFLTDPAFFQAIFNTLAIVLGVLFITVVGGIALALLLDQPMFGQGIVRILVIAPFLIMPTVAALVWKNMFMNPVNGLFAWLAKLFGLQPFDFLANAPLMSVILIVAWQWLPFATLILLTALQSLDEEQKEAAQMDGASAWSRFIYLVLPHLSRAITVVILIQTIFLLSVFAEILVTTNGGPGTQSTNLTFLVYAQALLQFDVGGASAGGIIAVILANIVAFFLMRMIGKTLEA; encoded by the coding sequence ATGGCGACCTTGCACACCCGCTCCGCCGCGCGTTTGATGATCGCGCCCTCGGTGCTTCTGCTTCTGGCCTGGATGATCGTTCCGCTGGCCATGACAATCTACTTCTCATTCCTGCGCTACAATCTCTTGATGCCGGGAATGGAGGAGTTCGCGGGCTTTTCGAACTACAGCTACTTCCTCACCGATCCCGCCTTCTTCCAGGCGATCTTCAACACGCTCGCCATCGTGCTGGGCGTGCTCTTCATCACCGTCGTCGGCGGCATTGCGCTGGCGCTTCTTCTCGATCAGCCGATGTTCGGTCAGGGGATCGTGCGCATCCTGGTGATCGCGCCGTTCCTGATCATGCCGACCGTCGCCGCGCTGGTGTGGAAGAACATGTTCATGAACCCGGTCAACGGGCTGTTCGCCTGGCTGGCCAAGCTCTTCGGACTGCAGCCCTTCGACTTTCTCGCCAATGCACCCCTGATGTCGGTGATCCTCATCGTCGCCTGGCAATGGCTGCCCTTTGCGACGCTGATCCTTTTGACGGCGCTGCAATCGCTCGATGAAGAGCAGAAGGAAGCAGCCCAGATGGACGGCGCCAGCGCCTGGAGCCGCTTCATCTATCTCGTGCTGCCACATCTTTCTCGTGCGATCACCGTGGTGATCCTGATCCAGACGATCTTCCTGCTCTCGGTCTTTGCGGAAATCCTGGTGACGACCAATGGCGGTCCGGGCACGCAGAGCACGAACCTCACCTTCCTCGTCTATGCGCAGGCCCTGCTGCAGTTCGACGTGGGCGGCGCATCCGCCGGCGGCATCATCGCCGTCATCCTCGCCAACATCGTCGCATTCTTCCTGATGCGCATGATCGGCAAGACGCTGGAGGCTTGA
- a CDS encoding ABC transporter substrate-binding protein has translation MNLRTFLLSTCSAVALAGLAQAETLTIATVNNGDMIRMQKLADEFTSKNPDITLEWVTLEENVLRQRVTTDIATKGGQYDIMTIGTYEVPIWAKQGWLMPLDNLGADYDVDDLLPAIRSGLTIDDKLYAAPFYGESSMVMYRKDLFEKAGLTMPDAPTWDFIADAARKITDKGNEVYGICLRGKAGWGENMAFLTATANAFGARWFDENWKPQFDQPEWKNALDFYVKLMNDAGPPGASSNGFNENLSLFQTGKCGMWIDATVAASFVTNPKESTVADKVGFALAPDTGLGKRGNWLWAWNLAIPAGSQKVAAAEKFIAWATGKDYLKLVADKEGWANVPPGTRTSLYANPEYQKAAPFAKMTLDSINAADPKNPAVKPVPYVGVQFVAIPEFQGLGTAVGQQFAAALAGQMTVDQALASAQQLTEREMTKAGYIK, from the coding sequence ATGAATTTGAGAACTTTCCTGCTGAGCACGTGCTCGGCAGTCGCTCTGGCAGGTCTGGCCCAAGCAGAAACGCTGACCATTGCGACCGTGAACAACGGCGACATGATCCGAATGCAGAAGCTGGCGGATGAATTCACGTCCAAGAATCCGGACATTACGCTCGAGTGGGTGACACTCGAGGAAAACGTGCTGCGCCAGCGCGTGACGACGGATATTGCCACCAAGGGTGGCCAGTACGACATCATGACCATCGGCACCTACGAAGTGCCGATCTGGGCCAAGCAGGGCTGGCTTATGCCGCTCGACAATCTCGGCGCCGACTACGACGTCGACGACCTGCTGCCGGCGATCCGCTCGGGCCTGACCATAGACGACAAGCTCTATGCCGCACCGTTCTACGGCGAAAGCTCGATGGTGATGTACCGCAAGGACCTGTTCGAAAAGGCCGGGCTGACCATGCCCGACGCGCCGACCTGGGACTTCATCGCCGACGCGGCGCGCAAGATCACCGACAAGGGCAACGAAGTCTACGGCATCTGCCTGCGCGGCAAGGCGGGCTGGGGCGAGAACATGGCCTTCCTGACCGCAACCGCGAACGCCTTCGGCGCCCGCTGGTTCGACGAGAACTGGAAGCCGCAGTTCGACCAGCCGGAATGGAAGAACGCGCTCGACTTCTACGTCAAGCTGATGAATGACGCCGGACCGCCCGGTGCATCCTCGAACGGCTTCAACGAAAACCTGTCGCTGTTCCAGACCGGCAAATGCGGCATGTGGATCGACGCGACGGTTGCGGCCTCGTTCGTGACCAACCCGAAGGAATCGACGGTTGCCGACAAGGTGGGCTTCGCGCTTGCACCTGACACTGGCCTCGGCAAACGCGGAAACTGGCTCTGGGCCTGGAATCTTGCCATCCCCGCCGGTTCGCAGAAGGTGGCCGCGGCCGAGAAGTTCATCGCTTGGGCAACCGGCAAGGACTATCTGAAGCTCGTTGCCGACAAGGAAGGCTGGGCCAACGTTCCTCCGGGCACGCGCACATCGCTCTACGCCAACCCTGAGTACCAGAAGGCAGCGCCCTTCGCGAAGATGACGCTCGACTCGATCAATGCAGCCGACCCCAAGAACCCGGCCGTCAAGCCGGTGCCCTATGTCGGCGTGCAGTTCGTGGCGATCCCTGAATTCCAGGGGCTCGGCACAGCAGTCGGGCAGCAGTTCGCGGCGGCTCTTGCCGGTCAGATGACCGTCGACCAGGCGCTTGCCAGCGCCCAGCAACTGACCGAGCGTGAGATGACCAAGGCCGGCTACATCAAATAA